A single Nicotiana tabacum cultivar K326 chromosome 5, ASM71507v2, whole genome shotgun sequence DNA region contains:
- the LOC107781988 gene encoding wall-associated receptor kinase-like 20 — protein sequence MEVLISLFLFSLTCVSAILECPKCGIMDVPDPLSTSDKCGNPSYRIHCKNGSLEFLSAEGIYYKILSINPNAFRLIISSLMQKDTCHSLDLSVGGLRIDENSPFNISSRNTVMLLNCSERILLSPLNCSLNSPCRKFENEFKDCRDTVCCSYLKVASKTSHRIRVRVGGCTAYTSVVDLKAGDPINAWKYGVELQWLSPK from the coding sequence ATGGAAGTTCTGatttccctttttctcttttcGTTAACTTGTGTGTCAGCAATTCTTGAATGTCCAAAATGTGGCATCATGGATGTGCCAGACCCTCTTAGTACTAGTGATAAATGTGGGAATCCAAGCTACAGAATTCACTGCAAAAATGGTAGCTTAGAATTCTTGTCTGCTGAAGGAATTTACTACAAAATCCTCAGCATAAACCCAAATGCATTTAGACTTATTATTAGTTCTCTCATGCAGAAAGACACTTGCCACTCTTTAGATCTTTCTGTAGGCGGCTTAAGAATTGATGAAAACTCTCCCTTCAATATATCATCGCGGAATACTGTTATGTTATTAAACTGCTCAGAGAGAATTCTTTTATCCCCATTGAACTGCTCTTTAAACAGTCCTTGCAGGAagtttgagaatgaatttaaggATTGTAGAGATACAGTATGCTGCAGTTACCTGAAGGTGGCTTCTAAGACTTCTCATAGAATTAGGGTTAGGGTTGGTGGCTGCACAGCGTATACTTCTGTGGTGGATTTGAAGGCAGGAGACCCTATCAATGCTTGGAAGTATGGCGTTGAGCTCCAATGGCTATCCCCTAAATGA